A genomic stretch from Desulfotignum balticum DSM 7044 includes:
- a CDS encoding HAMP domain-containing protein: MKLQTKIALGIIPLVLCSIFVLGLWSMKKTGDNLHQSAFLYMDTIIDAYMQDIVRHHELLQTNGLDTIESFVTAYQNQVYEAGSAMNIAASSHLFIMDADGYLKFCSKENSRQKMRSVWGPVARAAAKGEIFRADDDGHVYDDDIETMYVVRVFSPWNWVVFFAMDHGMLHAAERQIQMATTGIAVGSAGLLILIILLMLRRFFVNPVQTIGRAASAIAKGRQVDRIDVRSKDELGDLARHMEAMSAAIQQQQAEIIKANQELEQRVKERTRDLETALSEIKTLRGIIPICSHCKKIRDDDGYWNQLETYIRDHSEAQLSHGICRECAKKYYPDLDLYDDDTLGE; the protein is encoded by the coding sequence ATGAAACTCCAGACAAAGATCGCCTTAGGCATCATCCCGCTGGTGTTGTGCAGTATTTTTGTGCTGGGACTGTGGTCAATGAAAAAAACAGGAGACAATCTCCACCAGTCCGCGTTTCTGTATATGGACACCATCATCGATGCTTATATGCAGGATATCGTCCGGCACCATGAGCTGCTGCAAACCAACGGGCTGGATACCATTGAATCGTTTGTCACTGCATATCAGAACCAGGTGTATGAGGCCGGCAGCGCCATGAACATTGCAGCGTCTTCCCATCTGTTTATCATGGATGCCGACGGGTACCTGAAATTCTGCTCAAAAGAAAACAGCAGACAAAAGATGAGGTCTGTGTGGGGACCGGTTGCCCGGGCTGCTGCAAAAGGTGAAATCTTTCGGGCGGACGATGACGGGCATGTGTATGACGATGACATTGAAACCATGTATGTGGTCCGGGTGTTTTCCCCATGGAACTGGGTGGTGTTCTTTGCCATGGATCATGGGATGCTCCATGCGGCGGAACGTCAGATTCAGATGGCGACCACCGGCATTGCCGTTGGCAGTGCTGGCCTGTTGATTCTGATCATTCTTTTGATGTTGAGACGGTTTTTTGTCAATCCTGTCCAGACCATCGGCCGGGCTGCCTCTGCCATTGCCAAAGGACGTCAGGTGGACCGGATCGATGTCAGATCAAAAGATGAACTCGGAGACCTGGCCCGCCATATGGAGGCGATGTCCGCCGCCATCCAGCAGCAGCAGGCAGAGATCATAAAAGCCAACCAGGAGCTGGAACAGCGGGTCAAAGAACGCACCCGGGACCTGGAAACGGCCTTGTCCGAGATCAAAACCCTGCGGGGCATTATTCCCATCTGTTCCCACTGCAAGAAAATCAGGGATGACGACGGTTACTGGAACCAGCTGGAAACCTATATCCGGGACCATTCCGAGGCCCAGCTCAGCCATGGAATCTGCCGGGAATGTGCAAAAAAATACTATCCGGATCTGGATTTATATGATGACGATACCCTTGGAGAGTAA
- a CDS encoding nickel-dependent hydrogenase large subunit — protein sequence MSSETKKIDIPFNRVEGDLEVKVDVTDDTITDAWSCGTMYRGFEAMMTGRGPLDGLVITPRICGICSLTHLNAAAVALDRIAQVTLPDNAIRLRNVALMAETIQSDLRQAVLMYMADFTNHKAYQKHPLFKEAVARYQMLSGSSVVEVIRKTKRLIEIIAIIGGQWPHTSFMVPGGVTSIPYVPKLMQSRLIFNRFLEWYEKKVLGCTIARWQAVTTRKELAQWFEERPEHRDSEVGFFIRFAEKAGLDTYGRGNDHFLCFGNFPLPKDTAVTPRVPGTDQLTTPGFFRGTEYLALDAANIKEDITCSWFEQKPVVSHPFDSVTRPYASGNMGKPYSWVKAPRYDGLPAETGPLAEAVMDRVPLFLDLIRNTGATALVRQLARITRPARLLPDMGTWIDELLAHHADPFYTPVKTIPDGQGAGMIQAARGALGHWVTIENSKISNYQVITPTAWNGSPRDGQNQPGPWESALKGTPVKDPDNPVEAGHVIRSFDPCMVCAVHIVKNEK from the coding sequence ATGTCTTCTGAAACAAAAAAAATCGATATTCCCTTCAACCGGGTCGAAGGCGACCTTGAAGTCAAGGTGGATGTCACAGACGATACCATCACTGATGCCTGGAGCTGCGGCACCATGTACCGGGGATTCGAAGCCATGATGACCGGCAGGGGTCCCCTGGACGGTCTGGTGATCACCCCACGTATCTGCGGTATCTGCAGCCTCACCCACCTGAATGCCGCGGCTGTTGCACTGGACCGGATCGCACAGGTGACCCTGCCGGACAACGCCATCCGCCTGCGAAATGTCGCACTGATGGCGGAGACCATCCAGAGCGACCTGCGCCAGGCCGTTCTCATGTACATGGCAGATTTCACCAATCACAAGGCCTACCAGAAACACCCGCTTTTCAAAGAGGCTGTGGCCCGGTACCAGATGCTGTCCGGCAGCAGCGTGGTGGAGGTGATCCGCAAAACCAAACGCCTCATCGAAATCATCGCCATCATCGGGGGTCAATGGCCCCATACCTCCTTTATGGTTCCCGGCGGGGTCACCTCCATTCCCTATGTGCCAAAGCTCATGCAGTCCCGCCTCATATTTAACCGGTTCCTGGAATGGTATGAAAAAAAAGTGCTGGGATGTACCATCGCACGATGGCAGGCGGTCACCACCCGAAAAGAACTTGCCCAATGGTTTGAAGAGCGGCCCGAACACAGAGACAGCGAAGTGGGCTTCTTTATCCGGTTTGCCGAAAAAGCCGGGCTGGATACCTATGGCCGGGGAAATGACCACTTTCTTTGCTTTGGTAATTTTCCTTTGCCCAAAGACACCGCTGTCACCCCCCGGGTCCCCGGAACAGATCAGCTGACCACGCCGGGGTTTTTCCGGGGGACTGAATACCTGGCCCTGGATGCCGCCAACATAAAAGAGGATATCACCTGTTCCTGGTTTGAGCAAAAACCAGTGGTAAGTCACCCCTTTGACAGTGTGACCCGGCCCTATGCATCCGGCAACATGGGCAAACCCTATTCCTGGGTCAAGGCCCCCAGGTATGACGGCCTGCCCGCAGAAACAGGCCCTTTGGCCGAAGCCGTGATGGACCGGGTGCCCCTGTTCCTGGACCTGATCCGCAACACCGGGGCCACGGCCCTGGTCCGGCAACTGGCCCGCATCACCCGCCCGGCAAGGCTGCTGCCGGATATGGGCACCTGGATCGATGAACTGCTGGCCCATCATGCCGACCCGTTTTACACCCCGGTCAAAACCATTCCCGACGGACAGGGGGCCGGCATGATCCAGGCGGCCCGGGGAGCGCTGGGACACTGGGTCACTATTGAAAACAGTAAAATCAGTAATTATCAGGTGATCACCCCGACCGCCTGGAACGGCTCCCCAAGAGATGGGCAAAACCAGCCCGGCCCGTGGGAATCAGCCCTGAAAGGCACGCCGGTGAAAGACCCGGACAACCCCGTGGAAGCCGGCCATGTGATCCGCTCCTTTGATCCGTGCATGGTGTGCGCCGTGCACATCGTGAAAAATGAAAAATAA
- a CDS encoding response regulator, whose translation MRILIVDDRMENRYLLETVLKSEAHDTVSAENGQKALECLASGSFDLIISDILMPVMDGFQLCRHCKADPILGHIPFVFYTATYVDQKDEAFAYEIGADGFLKKGMEPADFLTAIHSVIKNLGQGRPSPKSPVKKPEEETYKHYSERLVQKLDQKMQDLKEKEERLNMALEASSDGLWDWNVQTGEIYFSPRYYTMLGYKPYELPQAYDTWVGLLHPDDRKTAEKTILDHIEKKSGPYEQEFRLKTRSGKWKWILGKGKVFSVDENGRPLRVVGTHTDISRLKAAVRQARETQKELKIRNQIAHIFLTTPGDDIYEKILALVLDMTQSRYGIFGFIDDAGEWVCPSLTKDIWENCQVTDKRIAFPHDTWTGIWGQAMTDKTCRYINQRLHLPKGHITIDNALDAPVVYQDRLVGNLLIGQKDTGYTDDDQRLMEMVADQIAPVLKTRLERDREQKERKLAEIRLQQVQKLEAIGSLAGGIAHDFNNILSAILGYAQLAMDRLPEGSPAQADLEQIYKGGERAKDLVMQILAFSRQQKQNAVAIQISSIIKEVLKFLKSTLPSSIEIRQQIVPDAGIVMADPTWIHQILMNLCTNAAHAMDKTGGILTVTLFNMTLDLDMIAALPDLVPGKYLKLTVGDTGHGIPPDILPKIFDPYFTTKKRGEGTGLGLATVHGIMKSCNGGITASSQPGQGTTFQLYFPIIETPNDIETDSPPFPVATTLKDARILVVDDEPPIAKMGKQILELMGYQAEACTDPLDALARIKDDPNQFDLVITDLTMPGMKGDQLAMELMKIRPDLPVILCSGFSMNMSQKQADAAGIKAFLSKPILKNKLAAVVRDVLAESRSK comes from the coding sequence ATGCGAATCCTGATCGTGGATGACCGGATGGAAAACCGGTATCTGCTGGAAACCGTGCTCAAATCCGAAGCACATGACACCGTGTCTGCAGAAAACGGCCAAAAAGCCCTTGAATGCCTGGCATCAGGTTCATTTGATCTGATCATTTCCGACATCCTCATGCCGGTGATGGACGGATTTCAACTGTGCCGGCACTGTAAGGCGGACCCGATCCTTGGGCACATTCCCTTTGTCTTTTACACCGCCACTTATGTGGATCAAAAAGACGAGGCCTTCGCCTATGAAATCGGTGCGGACGGATTCTTGAAAAAAGGCATGGAACCGGCAGATTTTCTGACCGCCATTCATTCGGTGATAAAAAACCTCGGACAGGGCCGCCCCTCCCCCAAATCCCCTGTGAAAAAGCCGGAAGAGGAAACCTATAAACATTACAGCGAACGTCTGGTCCAAAAGCTTGACCAAAAAATGCAGGATCTCAAAGAAAAGGAAGAACGCCTCAACATGGCTCTGGAGGCATCCAGCGATGGCCTTTGGGACTGGAACGTCCAGACCGGTGAGATCTATTTCAGTCCCCGGTATTACACCATGCTGGGATATAAACCCTATGAACTTCCCCAGGCCTATGACACCTGGGTCGGGCTGCTGCATCCGGATGACCGGAAAACAGCAGAAAAAACGATCCTGGATCATATTGAAAAAAAATCCGGTCCCTATGAACAGGAGTTCCGGCTGAAAACCAGATCCGGGAAATGGAAATGGATTCTGGGAAAGGGCAAGGTGTTTTCAGTGGATGAAAACGGCCGGCCCCTCAGGGTGGTGGGCACCCATACAGACATCAGCCGGCTCAAGGCAGCGGTCCGCCAGGCCAGGGAAACCCAAAAAGAGCTGAAAATCCGAAACCAGATCGCCCATATTTTTTTAACCACCCCCGGAGATGACATATATGAAAAAATTCTGGCTCTGGTTCTGGACATGACCCAAAGCCGGTATGGCATCTTTGGATTTATCGATGATGCAGGAGAATGGGTGTGCCCGTCTCTGACCAAAGACATATGGGAAAACTGCCAGGTGACGGACAAACGCATTGCCTTTCCCCATGACACCTGGACCGGCATCTGGGGGCAGGCCATGACAGACAAAACGTGCCGGTATATCAACCAGCGTCTCCATCTGCCAAAAGGTCACATTACCATCGACAACGCCCTGGATGCACCCGTGGTATATCAGGACCGACTGGTGGGCAATCTGTTGATCGGCCAGAAAGACACCGGGTACACGGACGATGACCAGCGCCTGATGGAGATGGTGGCCGACCAGATCGCCCCGGTGCTGAAAACCCGCCTGGAAAGGGACCGGGAGCAAAAGGAACGAAAGCTGGCGGAAATCCGGCTTCAGCAGGTCCAGAAACTGGAGGCCATCGGCAGCCTGGCCGGGGGCATTGCCCATGATTTCAACAACATTCTTTCCGCCATTCTCGGGTATGCCCAGCTGGCCATGGACCGGCTGCCGGAAGGCAGTCCGGCCCAGGCGGATCTCGAACAGATATACAAGGGCGGAGAGCGGGCAAAAGACCTGGTGATGCAGATCCTTGCCTTCAGCCGACAGCAGAAGCAAAATGCCGTTGCCATTCAGATCAGCTCCATCATCAAAGAGGTATTGAAATTTCTCAAATCAACATTACCCAGCTCCATTGAGATCCGGCAACAGATCGTTCCGGATGCAGGGATCGTCATGGCGGACCCCACCTGGATCCACCAGATTCTCATGAATCTGTGCACCAATGCGGCCCATGCCATGGACAAAACCGGCGGCATCCTGACGGTCACACTTTTCAACATGACCCTGGATCTGGACATGATTGCCGCACTTCCGGATCTGGTGCCGGGAAAATACCTGAAATTGACCGTGGGCGATACGGGGCACGGGATCCCACCGGACATCCTGCCAAAGATATTCGACCCCTATTTCACCACCAAAAAACGTGGGGAAGGCACCGGTCTGGGACTTGCCACGGTGCACGGCATCATGAAATCCTGCAACGGCGGCATCACCGCTTCCAGTCAACCCGGACAGGGCACCACATTTCAACTTTATTTTCCGATCATTGAGACCCCGAATGACATAGAAACTGACTCTCCCCCGTTTCCGGTTGCCACCACCCTAAAGGATGCCCGGATTCTGGTTGTGGATGATGAACCCCCCATTGCAAAAATGGGCAAACAGATTCTGGAGCTGATGGGATACCAGGCCGAAGCCTGCACCGATCCGTTGGACGCCCTGGCCCGGATCAAGGACGACCCGAACCAGTTCGATCTGGTGATCACGGACCTGACCATGCCGGGCATGAAAGGGGACCAGCTGGCCATGGAATTGATGAAAATCAGGCCGGATTTGCCGGTTATCCTGTGCTCCGGCTTCAGCATGAACATGTCCCAAAAGCAGGCGGATGCCGCCGGCATCAAAGCGTTTCTTTCTAAACCGATATTGAAAAACAAACTGGCTGCCGTGGTGCGTGACGTGCTGGCGGAGAGCAGGAGTAAATAA
- a CDS encoding ABC transporter substrate binding protein, whose protein sequence is MAGIFCGLLLPFYAPAKDVRQVVVVVTMPVPACETHLRYFVDQLEAAGYKDGDNMVLTVIRANGDRQFAETRLSGILEKGRPDAAAAIATLASQAAVTVLKNTGVPVFFFQVTDPVGAGLIEKIGEPTGTNVTGRVFTVPAKVRTDLALRLVTQAMPPDRPVVFGYIHSTYPSAMGDLRQLKAIEAQETRFRFAVHDVMYEKGPDVMPALLAAAAQGVQALSDRVDFWWEPQGPMGEHPDYTRLLLDRSAVPIAMGQTMDSVKMGALMHITPDLEAGGREAGNFVAAFLQGTDPGTIPVTPPARFQLGINLTTALNLNIVIPPDILALAGNHVYR, encoded by the coding sequence ATGGCTGGGATTTTCTGCGGGCTGCTGCTGCCTTTTTATGCACCAGCCAAAGATGTCAGGCAGGTGGTGGTGGTGGTCACCATGCCGGTGCCGGCATGTGAAACCCATTTGAGATATTTTGTCGACCAGCTGGAAGCCGCCGGTTACAAAGACGGCGACAACATGGTCCTGACCGTGATCCGGGCCAATGGAGACCGGCAGTTTGCTGAAACCCGGCTGTCCGGGATCCTGGAAAAGGGCCGGCCCGATGCCGCGGCCGCCATTGCCACCCTGGCATCCCAGGCCGCCGTGACTGTGCTCAAAAACACGGGGGTGCCTGTTTTCTTTTTCCAGGTGACTGACCCGGTGGGGGCCGGGTTGATTGAAAAGATCGGAGAACCCACGGGCACGAATGTCACCGGCCGGGTGTTCACTGTGCCGGCAAAGGTGCGCACCGACCTTGCCCTGCGCCTGGTCACTCAGGCGATGCCGCCGGACAGACCGGTTGTTTTCGGATATATCCATTCCACATACCCGTCTGCCATGGGGGATCTCCGGCAGTTGAAAGCCATTGAAGCCCAGGAAACCCGTTTCCGGTTCGCCGTCCATGACGTCATGTATGAAAAAGGACCGGACGTCATGCCGGCCTTGCTGGCGGCCGCGGCCCAGGGGGTTCAGGCCCTGTCAGATCGTGTGGATTTCTGGTGGGAACCCCAGGGACCCATGGGGGAACATCCGGATTACACCCGGCTGCTTCTGGACCGGTCCGCCGTTCCCATAGCCATGGGGCAGACCATGGACAGCGTGAAAATGGGGGCGTTGATGCACATCACCCCGGATCTGGAAGCCGGGGGAAGGGAAGCAGGCAACTTTGTGGCGGCGTTCCTGCAGGGGACGGACCCGGGCACCATACCGGTGACGCCCCCGGCCCGGTTTCAGCTGGGCATCAACCTGACCACGGCCCTGAACCTGAATATCGTCATACCCCCGGACATCCTGGCTCTTGCCGGCAACCATGTATACAGATAA
- a CDS encoding response regulator, with protein sequence MTEDLLTVPQAARHCAMSRGTIWKYVKSGEIKAFMTPGGQYRIRQTDFNAFMKRNNMYPHASDEPDSQRILLVDDEPKILKMLTTILSSAGYSLKTAKDGFDAGVKLMTFKPGLVILDLIMPGMDGFEVCRQIKTNADTAHIKVLAVTGHDCQENRDRILSEGADAYLTKPFFRNELMQTIDVLLKEKSQPEKTSA encoded by the coding sequence GTGACAGAGGATCTTCTTACCGTCCCCCAGGCAGCCAGGCACTGCGCCATGAGCCGGGGCACCATCTGGAAATATGTCAAATCCGGTGAGATCAAGGCGTTCATGACCCCCGGGGGCCAGTACCGGATCCGGCAGACAGATTTCAACGCGTTCATGAAACGCAACAACATGTATCCCCATGCCTCTGACGAGCCGGACAGTCAGCGGATCCTGTTGGTGGATGACGAGCCCAAAATCCTTAAAATGCTCACCACCATACTCTCGTCGGCTGGATATTCCCTTAAAACCGCCAAAGACGGGTTTGATGCCGGTGTGAAACTCATGACCTTCAAACCCGGGCTGGTGATCCTGGATCTGATCATGCCGGGAATGGACGGATTTGAGGTGTGCCGGCAAATCAAGACAAATGCCGACACCGCCCATATCAAGGTACTGGCTGTCACCGGCCATGATTGCCAGGAAAACAGAGACAGAATTCTTTCGGAAGGGGCCGATGCCTATCTGACCAAGCCGTTTTTCAGAAATGAACTGATGCAGACCATTGACGTCTTGTTGAAAGAAAAATCCCAGCCGGAAAAAACGAGCGCCTGA
- a CDS encoding hydrogenase maturation protease, whose translation MKNKILCIGSRLVETDKAGPEVYDRLCRKKIPAHTDLVEGGIAGLNLLCHLEQAGVVVFVDAVSGFTRPGQMIVLTGQQVQAACPKPVYDHSAGIAYLLAVLPRVCQGSLPEEIFLVGLEGRCDSTTLDRAADAALTMTRKNPVV comes from the coding sequence ATGAAAAATAAGATCCTCTGCATCGGCAGCCGCCTGGTTGAGACCGACAAAGCCGGCCCGGAAGTATATGACCGGCTGTGCCGCAAAAAGATCCCGGCCCACACCGACCTGGTGGAAGGGGGAATTGCCGGTCTGAACCTGCTGTGCCACCTGGAACAGGCCGGGGTGGTGGTGTTTGTGGATGCCGTGTCAGGATTCACCCGCCCGGGCCAGATGATTGTGCTGACCGGACAACAGGTGCAGGCCGCCTGCCCGAAACCAGTATATGACCATTCGGCCGGGATCGCCTATCTGCTGGCCGTGCTGCCCCGGGTGTGCCAGGGTTCTTTGCCCGAAGAGATCTTTCTGGTGGGCCTGGAAGGCCGGTGTGACAGCACTACCCTTGACCGGGCTGCAGATGCAGCCCTGACAATGACCCGGAAAAACCCGGTGGTATAA
- a CDS encoding CHASE4 domain-containing protein has product MGLRKKTFVIIVSICLVLIVSLMLASRLLILNGFSHLETEHVQQDVAQAWRHIEKEIQWLSSIAGDWAPWDDTYIFIQDQNTRFIDSNLSSDTLANLGIHFMLFVDLDNRLVQATAIDPEKKEAAALPEGVWDQIRSKNALLEYPDPRQGVSGFFMFKHRPMLIASHPVVPSNYEGSPRGTLIVGKYLDTSEVKKMAEATGLSLSIHDTGNTALPDDVKTAATLISDKTPVVTIPRNTDIISGYMLQNDIQQNPGLILKADVKRKIFNQGMNTWLYFNIAVVFIGLVFIMATMYLMETSVLSPLLKLINAISAIGGNDHVSKRLPVSGKDELGELETSINGMLDRIQTAHNEIRTLEGLIPICSYCKNIRDDEGFWQKVDEFIHHHTHARFSHSICPECAKKYFPELDLYNQEEDMASPE; this is encoded by the coding sequence ATGGGATTGAGAAAAAAAACTTTCGTTATCATTGTTTCCATCTGTCTGGTGCTGATTGTCAGCCTGATGCTCGCTTCACGCCTGCTCATCCTGAATGGTTTCAGTCACCTGGAAACAGAACATGTACAGCAGGATGTGGCCCAGGCATGGCGGCACATTGAAAAAGAGATCCAATGGCTGTCATCCATTGCCGGAGACTGGGCTCCATGGGATGACACCTATATATTTATTCAGGATCAGAACACCCGGTTTATCGACAGCAACCTGTCTTCCGACACCCTTGCCAACTTAGGCATCCATTTCATGCTGTTTGTGGACCTGGATAACCGGCTGGTGCAGGCAACAGCCATTGACCCCGAAAAAAAAGAGGCAGCCGCGCTGCCGGAAGGGGTGTGGGACCAGATCCGTTCAAAAAACGCCCTGCTTGAATACCCGGACCCCCGGCAGGGTGTATCCGGATTTTTTATGTTCAAACACAGACCGATGCTGATTGCATCCCATCCTGTTGTGCCCAGTAACTATGAGGGCTCCCCCCGGGGAACCCTCATAGTCGGCAAATACCTGGACACATCTGAAGTCAAAAAAATGGCCGAGGCCACCGGTCTGTCACTGTCCATCCATGACACAGGCAATACCGCTCTGCCCGATGATGTAAAAACAGCCGCCACCCTGATATCTGATAAAACCCCGGTGGTCACGATTCCCCGGAATACAGATATTATTTCAGGATATATGCTTCAAAATGATATCCAGCAAAATCCGGGATTGATCCTGAAAGCTGATGTCAAACGGAAAATATTCAACCAGGGAATGAACACCTGGCTCTATTTCAACATCGCAGTGGTGTTCATCGGGTTGGTTTTCATCATGGCAACCATGTACTTGATGGAAACATCCGTACTCTCACCCCTGTTAAAACTCATCAATGCCATCAGTGCCATCGGCGGAAACGACCATGTATCAAAACGATTACCCGTGTCAGGCAAAGATGAACTCGGAGAACTGGAAACTTCCATCAATGGGATGCTGGATCGCATACAGACCGCCCACAATGAAATCAGGACTCTGGAAGGGCTGATTCCCATCTGTTCCTATTGCAAAAATATCCGTGATGATGAAGGGTTCTGGCAAAAAGTGGATGAATTTATTCACCATCACACCCATGCCCGGTTCAGTCACAGCATCTGTCCGGAATGTGCAAAAAAATACTTTCCGGAACTGGATCTGTACAACCAGGAAGAAGATATGGCATCTCCTGAATAG
- a CDS encoding hydrogen:ferricytochrome-c3 oxidoreductase small subunit HydA: MKTVYWLQGGGCGGDTYSLLSSDFMDVSELFTTLDLKLLWHPSLCSIDPAAHERLLTDIASGTTPLDILMVEGSIIFGPAGTGMFDTFRGRAKKELCHTLASHARYVVAVGTCAAFGGFGAGHAIEATGLQFTKKKKGGALGREFVSGSGMPVINLAGCPCHHDVIAGALMAVASDVPLELDRFQRPLEWYNTMVHQGCTRNEYHEYRVEESDFGEMGCLFFHMGCAGPLVPGPCNKLLWNRHSSKPRAGVPCFGCTSPDFPKSNPFFHTPNIEGIPLELPKGVNRAHYMVYKGMAAEAAPERLKKRSAKV; the protein is encoded by the coding sequence ATGAAAACCGTTTACTGGCTTCAGGGCGGTGGATGCGGCGGCGACACCTATTCACTGCTGAGCAGTGATTTTATGGATGTCTCCGAACTGTTCACCACCCTTGACCTTAAGCTGCTGTGGCACCCGTCCCTGTGCAGCATCGACCCGGCCGCCCATGAACGTTTGCTGACCGATATTGCATCCGGCACCACCCCACTGGACATTCTGATGGTGGAAGGATCGATCATCTTCGGCCCGGCCGGCACCGGCATGTTTGACACCTTCCGAGGCCGGGCCAAAAAAGAGCTGTGCCACACCCTGGCCAGCCATGCCCGGTATGTGGTGGCCGTGGGCACCTGTGCCGCATTCGGCGGATTCGGGGCAGGCCATGCCATCGAAGCCACCGGCCTTCAATTCACAAAAAAGAAAAAAGGGGGGGCATTGGGCAGGGAGTTTGTATCCGGATCCGGCATGCCGGTGATCAACCTGGCCGGATGCCCCTGCCACCATGACGTGATCGCCGGGGCCCTCATGGCGGTTGCCTCTGATGTTCCCCTGGAACTGGACCGGTTCCAGCGGCCCCTGGAGTGGTACAACACCATGGTGCACCAGGGCTGTACCCGGAACGAATACCATGAATACCGGGTGGAAGAGTCTGATTTCGGCGAAATGGGATGCCTGTTTTTTCACATGGGGTGTGCAGGCCCCCTGGTTCCGGGACCCTGTAACAAACTGCTGTGGAACCGTCACTCATCCAAACCCCGGGCCGGTGTGCCCTGTTTTGGATGTACCAGTCCTGATTTTCCCAAATCAAACCCGTTTTTTCATACCCCCAATATCGAGGGGATTCCCCTGGAACTGCCCAAAGGCGTCAACCGTGCCCATTACATGGTGTACAAGGGAATGGCAGCCGAGGCAGCCCCGGAACGGCTCAAAAAACGCAGTGCAAAGGTGTAG